From Labeo rohita strain BAU-BD-2019 chromosome 18, IGBB_LRoh.1.0, whole genome shotgun sequence, the proteins below share one genomic window:
- the nup205 gene encoding nuclear pore complex protein Nup205 — translation MATQMAVNSGASLWGPLKELWEAVEGAIWRRQPESIHLLDLQLKKHKPSFLTLFKNPMKSAEQREKVRKASTEGIAVQGQQGVRLLPEQLISEAFILSDLFDLGELAALELLLAGEHQQPHFPGLTRGLVAVLLYWDGKRCVANSLRSLIQSRHGKTFTLDLSPELVNLTTRFTDELMAQGLTKQILNLISDISVTREFERLQKERGLGNEKHRKEVSDLIKECRQSLAECLFAWTCQSPLSKEDTLTLIGHLETVTAEADGSLDSVNLALVMALLYCLDVSFLEQGTEDRDDLLQALPLLTEKQYVAAVHSRLVEGQGWKLPGLQAVVQLAWALSLRALSQLPQGAALVEFTEADEALADQALLGGVFLFLTEGVLGSDGFSQEEFYTRRMHSLITDFLALMPMKVKQLRNRADEDARLIHMALQMGSEPPSSLRKDLDHLMILIGEFYSKDPFELELALEFWCPSESLQHTSLTGSFLGVPLQRPPHKQVVLSKFVRQMGDLLPATLYIPYLRMLKGLANGPQCSHYCFSLLKTNGAPHGENRQAGVSGSLVSWEHFFHSLMLYHENLRRDVPSADSTQYRHPPMRGITQRELDGLTAFLQLLTTIITWSENARLALCEHPQWTPVVVMLGLLQCSVQPVLKAQVLHALAAFGKSPEIAASLWQSLEYTQILQTVKAPGQRQAAGIEVELNEIESSCEEYPLTRAFCHLISTLVESALPVNLGAGLRAPGFQPYLDFLRDSVFLAFPTRAYRRPAEKWEVAEAVLEVFHKLLREYEPQPADFLQEMVELQGEQVPAHKPPGHSLMFHLLNDSPTLSLCLSLLEEGARQLDTYAPFPGKKQLESAVLHCLCLLELTLQKEVTFMDLLRESQTSLLVSPVEQLLQGVSAQSRRADHITNIARYLYHSSSNPDAAFQSAKILRRIARYPNIQARLVGDFTHDQAVSEKLMAGFVECLDSEEAQELVAADDSDPEKRVARIRHETKIHILNLLITSLELKGPSLGLYLLGYEVKKPVSSTNLQDPGVLGCPRSCLHAILSLLQRGSEWRSGPVLTKQAPQLAELCYQVIYQLCACPDTSGPTMRYLRTSQDFLFSHLQHLPFILPENEIAALSQMSWLMKTAAIELRVTSLNRQRSHTQRLLNLLLDDQPHTLHTADGETGMEEESRSVSGFLHFGTVSKVRRRLLSVLDAIDFSQEAPELLQLDFFERAQIEQVITNCEHVNEQGHTVCNVKLLHRVLVAEINALQGMAAIGQRPLLLEEVNSILQQVVERNRVRRSLSAKRHALQSWRSLVETILTACPSELIPADQRQLIIRDLLLDLHDKVLSEDAAGELMPIVAGAVFTLTAHLSQSVLSEQQGAGPEGGSGSGFSSIANSALHLILRKLLDFILCTGGGFQRLRAHLYGALLYYLQIAQKPEEPETLQTGNSMWERLTAPEDCFSKLQRENLAIIESYGTALMEVVCRDACDGHEIGRMLALAVLDRVLSIDRQSQWLVYLCNSGYLRVLVESLRQDDVALQTLLTPQPPLLKPLYIYESKMALLTRVAKTAQGAMELLRCGLVGQLVECQVFHMLPQNDALRVFGQRDPSGFIPSPLERYRQILLPTLRLMQVILTSTTTQHQQGAVQVLQWLIVHSDVIQPILHGQDMSMGALQELSLLTAIISKTALPGALEIGQEINSAALMELQGHIGRFQRQSLSLLVRLVGTDRARYLKQIEETVSPGDLAEKREEMEVAMQQICANIMEYCQTLLLQSSAEAQFTLCLFSPSASEPADVAVPSARVPSLGLVLLLLKNSATDFFRYHDSHRQSLNKLERVEQLPPEELKELCQGLVSGSGGVEKISSVQRNVLAKRRLVQLVNNRAKLLALCSYIIETCLFVIWRHLEFYLLYCTPTDPKDSLLPGYRDPSGSRGLSVSRVSRQDLEQLQSDMANSFNEPLQRKLLEVEGLYSKTRSRHTFIQALTRRIRGLVHHAKG, via the exons ATGGCGACGCAGATGGCGGTAAATTCag GAGCCAGTCTGTGGGGCCCGCTGAAGGAGCTCTGGGAAGCCGTGGAGGGGGCCATATGGAGACGACAGCCGGAGAGTATTCATCTTTTAGATCTGCAGTTGAAGAAACACAAACCCTCGTTTCTCACCCTCTTCAAAAACCCA atGAAGAGTGCAGAACAGAGAGAGAAGGTTCGGAAAGCCAGCACAGAAGGCATTGCTGTTCAGGGCCAGCAAGGAGTACGACTACTTCCTGAGCAGCTTATCTCAGAAGCCTTCATCCTTAGTGACCTTTTTGACCTGGGAGAACTAGCTGCCCTTGAACTGCTGTTGGCAG GAGAGCACCAGCAGCCACATTTCCCCGGCCTGACTCGAGGCTTGGTAGCTGTGCTACTTTACTGGGATGGCAAACGTTGTGTGGCGAACTCCCTTCGCTCACTCATCCAATCCAGACATGGGAAGACTTTCACGCTTGACTTGAG TCCTGAATTGGTGAATCTCACCACACGGTTCACGGATGAGCTGATGGCTCAGGGTTTGACCAAACAAATCTTGAACTTGATCTCCGATATCAGCGTGACCCGTGAGTTTGAGAGGCTTCAGAAAGAGCGTGGCCTTGGCAATGAGAAGCACAGGAAAGAG GTATCCGACCTCATCAAAGAGTGCCGACAGTCACTGGCAGAGTGTTTGTTTGCATGGACGTGTCAGTCACCTCTAAGCAAAGAAGACACCCTGACCCTCATCGGTCACTTGGAGACAGTGACAGCCGAAGCTGATGGCTCACTGGATAGCGTTAACCTTGCTTTAGTCATGGCGTTGCTTTATTGCCTGGATGTTAGTTTTCTGGAGCAAGGAACAGAAGATAGAGATG ACTTGCTCCAGGCCTTGCCTCTACTGACGGAGAAGCAGTATGTGGCGGCAGTGCACAGTCGGCTGGTGGAGGGTCAGGGCTGGAAGCTTCCAGGACTGCAGGCAGTGGTGCAGCTGGCCTGGGCTCTGTCTCTGAGGGCCCTGTCACAACTTCCACAAGGCGCAG CTCTAGTGGAGTTCACAGAGGCAGATGAGGCTCTGGCAGACCAGGCGCTGTTGGGAGGTGTCTTCCTCTTCCTGACAGAGGGCGTCCTAGGAAGTGATGGCTTCAGCCAAGAAGAATTCTACACCCGCCGAATGCATTCCCTTATTACTGATTTCCTGGCTCTCATGCCAATGAAG GTGAAGCAGTTGCGTAACCGTGCTGATGAAGATGCTCGACTGATCCACATGGCTCTGCAGATGGGCAGCGAGCCGCCATCATCTCTAAGAAAAGACCTGGACCACCTCATGATACTT attggAGAGTTTTACAGTAAAGATCCATTTGAACTTGAGCTGGCCCTGGAGTTCTGGTGTCCTTCAGAGTCTCTTCAGCACACGTCCCTCACCGGATCTTTTCTTGGAGTACCTCTTCAAAGACCCCCTCACAAACAG GTGGTTCTCTCCAAGTTTGTGCGTCAGATGGGTGATCTGCTTCCTGCTACTCTCTACATCCCTTACTTGCGCATGCTGAAAGGACTTGCTAACGGTCCTCAGTGTTCCCACTACTGCTTTAGTCTGCTTAAAACCAATGGAGCTCCCCATG GAGAGAACCGGCAGGCTGGAGTGTCAGGCAGTCTTGTGTCATGGGAGCACTTTTTCCATTCTCTCATGCTGTACCATGAAAACCTGCGACGAGATGTGCCTAGTGCTGACAGCACACAGTACCGGCACCCACCCATGAGAGGCATCACTCAAAGAGAGCTGGATGGCCTTACTGCATTCCTTCAGTTGCTCACCACTATCATCACCTGG agcGAGAATGCGCGTCTGGCTCTTTGTGAACACCCTCAATGGACACCTGTGGTGGTGATGCTGGGATTGCTGCAGTGCAGTGTTCAACCCGTGCTGAAAGCTCAAGTGTTGCATGCTCTTGCTGCCTTTGGCAAATCTCCCGAGATCGCTGCCTCCCTCTGGCAATCGCTGGAGTACACACAG ATCCTGCAGACTGTGAAAGCCCCTGGACAGAGACAGGCTGCTGGGATTGAg GTGGAGCTGAATGAGATCGAATCGAGCTGTGAGGAGTATCCTCTCACAAGGGCCTTTTGTCATCTGATCAGTACTCTAGTAGAAAGTGCTCTTCCAGTGAATCTTGGAGCAGGGCTGCGTGCACCAGGCTTTCAGCCTTATCTTGACTTCCTGCGTGACTCTGTGTTTCTGGCCTTCCCCACACGTGCCTACCGGCGGCCAGCAGAAAAG TGGGAGGTAGCTGAAGCAGTGCTAGAGGTGTTTCATAAACTTCTACGAGAGTATGAGCCACAGCCAGCGGACTTCCTGCAGGAAATGGTGGAACTTCAGGGAGAGCAAGTGCCGGCCCATAAGCCCCCTGGGCACAGCCTAATGTTTCACCTGCTGAATGACTCGCCAACGCTCTCTCTCTGCCTCAGCCTGCTGGAGGAGGGCGCTCGCCAGCTAGACACCTATGCCCCCTTTCCTG GTAAGAAGCAGTTGGAGTCTGCAGTGCTGCACTGTCTGTGTTTGTTGGAGCTGACTTTACAGAAGGAGGTGACTTTTATGGATCTACTGAGAGAAAGTCAGACATCGCTGCTTGTTTCTCCTGTGGAGCAGCTCCTGCAGGGCGTCAGTGCTCAGAGCAGACGAGCTGATCACATCACCAACATCGCCAG GTACCTGTACCATAGCAGCTCAAACCCTGATGCTGCTTTCCAGAGTGCCAAGATTCTCCGCCGCATCGCTCGCTACCCAAACATCCAGGCCAGACTGGTTGGAGACTTCACTCATGATCAG GCGGTGAGTGAGAAGCTGATGGCTGGCTTTGTGGAGTGTCTGGACAGTGAGGAAGCTCAGGAGTTGGTGGCTGCAGATG ACTCAGACCCTGAGAAACGGGTGGCTAGAATTCGTCATGAAACCAAAATCCACATCCTGAACCTTCTGATCACCTCTCTGGAGCTTAAAGGCCCCAGTCTGGGCTTGTATCTGCTGGGGTATGAAGTGAAGAAGCCAGTTTCCTCTACTAACCTGCAGGACCCAG GTGTTCTTGGCTGTCCGCGGAGCTGCCTGCATGCGATCCTCAGTCTACTCCAGAGGGGAAGTGAGTGGCGCTCTGGACCTGTGCTTACCAAACAGGCCCCTCAACTAGCTGAACTCTgctaccag GTGATCTATCAGCTGTGCGCATGTCCTGACACTTCGGGACCCACTATGCGATACCTCAGGACCAGTCAGGACTTCCTGTTTTCTCATCTGCAGCACCTGCCTTTCATTCTACCAG AGAATGAGATTGCTGCTCTGTCTCAGATGTCCTGGCTGATGAAGACCGCAGCCATCGAGCTCAGAGTGACCTCACTAAACCGTCAGCGCTCTCACACACAGAGACTGCTCAACCTCCTCCTCGATGACCAGCCACACACATTACATACTG CAGATGGAGAGACAGGCATGGAGGAGGAGAGTAGATCAGTCAGTGGTTTCCTGCATTTTGGCACCGTCTCCAAAG TTCGCAGGAGGCTGCTAAGTGTTTTAGATGCCATAGACTTCAGTCAGGAGGCCCCGGAGCTTCTGCAGCTGGACTTTTTTGAGCGTGCACAGATTGAACAGGTCATCACTAACTGTGAACACGTCAACGAGCAGGGACACACGGTCTGCAACGTCAAG TTGCTCCATCGAGTTTTAGTTGCAGAGATCAATGCACTGCAGGGCATGGCAGCCATTGGGCAAAGACCACTGCTGCTGGAG GAGGTGAACTCAATCCTGCAGCAGGTGGTGGAGAGGAACCGCGTGCGGCGTAGTCTCAGTGCCAAGCGTCATGCTCTGCAGAGCTGGAGGAGTTTGGTGGAGACCATCCTCACAGCCTGTCCTTCAGAGCTTATCCCTGCCGACCAGCGCCAGCTGATCATCAGAGACCTGCTGTTGGATCTGCACGACAAG GTGTTATCAGAAGATGCTGCTGGTGAATTGATGCCAATTGTAGCTGGGGCGGTCTTCACATTAACAGCACACCTCAGCCAATCAGTGCTGTCTGAGCAGCAGGGGGCGGGGCCAGAGGGTGGATCTGGATCAGGATTTTCTTCTATTGCTAACTCTGCCCTCCACCTCATTCTGAGGAAGCTACTGGATTTTATCTTGTGCACAG GTGGAGGTTTCCAACGTCTGCGGGCTCACCTTTATGGCGCTCTGCTCTACTACCTGCAAATTGCCCAGAAACCCGAGGAGCCGGAGACACTGCAGACAG GTAACTCCATGTGGGAGCGTTTGACTGCCCCTGAAGATTGTTTCTCCAAGCTGCAGAGAGAGAACCTGGCCATCATTGAGAGCTATGGCACTGCGCTCATGGAGGTTGTATGCAGAGACGCTTGTGACGGCCATGAGATTGGCAGG ATGCTTGCTCTAGCTGTATTGGACCGGGTGTTGTCTATAGACAGACAGTCCCAGTGGCTGGTGTACCTGTGTAACAGCGGGTACCTTCGTGTGCTGGTTGAGAGCTTAAGACAGGATGACGTCGCTCTGCAAACTTTGCTCACACCTCAGCCTCCACTGCTCAAACCACTGTACATCTACGAGTCCAAAATGGCGCTGCTGACCCGTGTGGCTAAGACCGCACAGGGTGCGATGGAGCTCCTGCGCTGTGGGCTGGTTGGTCAGCTGGTGGAGTGTCAGGTGTTTCACATGCTTCCTCAGAATGACGCACTCAG AGTGTTCGGGCAGAGAGATCCATCAGGGTTTATTCCTAGTCCTCTAGAGCGATACAGACAGATCCTGCTGCCTACTCTCAGACTGATGCAGGTCATCTTGACCTCCACCACCACGCAGCACCAGCAGGGGGCGGTACAG GTGCTTCAGTGGCTCATCGTTCACTCTGATGTCATTCAGCCCATCCTGCATGGTCAGGATATGAGTATGGGTGCTCTACAGGAGCTCTCTCTCCTCACTGCCATCATCAGCAAGACTGCACTGCCAG GAGCCCTTGAGATTGGACAAGAAATCAACAGCGCCGCCCTTATGGAATTACAGGGACACATCGGCAGATTCCAG CGTCAGTCGTTGTCCCTGCTGGTGCGGCTGGTGGGAACCGATCGCGCTCGCTACCTGAAGCAGATTGAGGAGACCGTCTCACCAGGCGACCTTGCAGAAAAGAGAGAGGAAATGGAGGTTGCCATGCAACAG ATTTGTGCCAATATAATGGAGTACTGCCAGACGCTACTGCTGCAGAGCTCAGCTGAAGCCCAGTTCACTCTCTGCCTGTTCAGCCCGTCAGCAAGTGAACCAGCAG ATGTGGCCGTTCCCTCCGCACGGGTGCCCAGTCTGGGATTGGTTCTGCTCCTGCTGAAGAACAGCGCCACTGACTTCTTCCGATATCATGACAGCCACAGACAGAGCCTGAACAAACTAGAGCGAGTAGAGCAGCTTCCCCCTGAGGAGCTGAAGGAG CTGTGCCAGGGTCTGGTATCTGGTTCTGGTGGAGTGGAAAAAATCTCATCAGTGCAGAGAAATGTCCTTGCCAAGCGCCGACTCGTCCAGCTGGTCAACAACCGAGCCAAGCTTCTTGCCCTCTGCTCTT ATATCATTGAGACATGCCTGTTTGTGATCTGGCGCCACCTAGAGTTCTACTTGCTCTACTGCACCCCCACCGACCCCAAAGACTCACTTCTGCCAGGTTACAGAG ATCCTAGTGGCAGCCGAGGTTTAAGCGTGTCAAGAGTGAGCCGGCAAGATCTTGAACAG TTGCAGAGTGACATGGCGAACAGCTTCAACGAGCCGTTACAGAGGAAACTGCTGGAGGTGGAGGGCCTGTATAGCAAAACCCGCTCCCGTCATACCTTCATCCAGGCCCTGACGCGCAGGATCCGAGGCCTAGTGCATCACGCCAAAGGCTGA